GGATCCTTGGCGGCGGCCTTCGGTTCCTCGGTTTCGGCGGCATCCGCGACGTCGACGGTGTCGGTGCCGTCGGCGACGCCACCACCGGACAGCTCACCGGCGGCGGGCAGCAGGGCGGTCTGTTCCGGTTGCTCGTCGGCTGCGGTTTCGGTGGGTTCGGTGGTCTCGGCGGGTTCCTCGGAGCCCGCGGAATCCTCGGCGGGCCGCTGTGCCTTCGACCCCTTCGACCGCCTGCGCAGCGCCTCGACCAGCAACACGACCCCGGCGCACACGGACACGCCGACGGAGACCCATGCCCAGAGCGATTCGGCGGTGATGAGCGCCGTGACCAGCGCACCGAGGGCGGCCAGCACCAGGATCAGGACAACGTAGAGCACAGTGAATTACACCACGTAACGGGGAACGTAGTGCACCGGCATGGTTCCGGCGCTCCGCCATTGGAGTCGCCGGAACCGGCGAGGGACCACGGAAATGCGTTGGATCAGTACTTCAGCCCGGGCCGGGGCCGGTCGCTAGCCCGCCTCGGCCCGGGGTCCGAAGGAGTAGCCTTGGCCGCTACCACCCCCGGAGTTGCCGCTGCCGGACTGGTTGGAGTTGCCCGAGGCCGTGGACGGGGCCGCCGATGCGCGGTCGTCCAGCTCGCGCAGCTGCGACTCGAGGAAGCCACGCAGCCGGGTCCGGTACTCACGCTCTATCGTGCGCAGCTCCTCGATGCGCTTGTTCAGCGCACCCTTCTCGGTGTTCATGTTGTTCATGGTCTCGGTGTACTTGCGCTGTGCCTCGCGCTCCAGCGTGGTCGCCTTGTCGCGGGCCTGCCGCTCCAGAGTCTCCGCCCTGGTCCGCGCGTCGTTCAGCATGGTCTCGGCACGCGTGCGGGCCTCGTTGACCATCGAGTCGGACTTCGCCCGCGCGTCGGAGAGCAGCTGCTCGGACTTGGTACGCGCCTCGGCCAGCATGCCGTCCGACTCGGTCTTGGCCTCGGCGGTGAGCCGGTCGGCCATCTCCTGCGCGAGGCCGAGCACCTTCGCGGCCTGCACGTTCGGCTCGCCGTTGTCGCCCATCAGGCCGGCGTGCGCCTGCGTCTGCTCCATCGACGAGGGCGGCGGAACCGGGGCCAGCCTGCGCGAGGGCTCCTCGCGCATCGGCGGAGCCTGCTGCGGGGCGCCGCCGCCACCACCGCCGTTCGCCTTGGCGGTCTCCAGCTCACCACGGGTTGATTCCAACTCCGCATCCAGCTGTTCGACCTGCTGGCGCAGCTCGTTATTGTCCTCAATCAACCGGGCAAGCTCGGTCTCCACCAGGTCGAGGAAGGCATCCACCTCGTCCTCGTTATAGCCCCGCTTGCCGATGGGAGGCTTGCTGAACGCGACGTTATGCACGTCAGCAGGGGTCAACGACATCAGATCACCTCACGCACTCCATGGCCTGCCGGACATCCCCGGGTTCCCCGTTACCCGGGATATGCCAGTTGCATCAGTATGAACACAACCAACAGCAGCACCATAATCGATAAGTCCAGTCCGACGCCGCCAATCCGCACCATCGGGATGATCCGCCGAACCACGCGGACCGGCGGGTCCGTAACTGTGTAGATGGTCTCCAGCGTCACCGCAACCCCTCCGGCGGGACGCCACTCACGTGCGAACGCTCTCACGAGCTCCACCACGATCCGCGCCGTCAGCAGCAGCCAGAAGGCGAAGAGCAGGTAGTAGAAGACCAGCAGGACCGCATTCACGCCACTCACTCTGCCACAAGAGCCGTTCAGTACGTACGGTCGGAGTGGCGAAGGAACAGACCCCCCTCGGCGATCCGCCTGCGGTCCTCGGCCGTGACCTCGATGTCCGGGGGTGAGAGCAAGAACACCTTGTTCGTCACCTTGTCCATCGAACCGCGCAGCGCGAACGCGAGCCCGGCCGCGAAGTCCACCAGCCGCTTGGCGTCCGCGTTCTCCATCTCGGTCAGGTTCATGATCACCGGGGTGCCCTCACGGTAGGCCTCGCCGATCGCCCTCGCCTCGGCGTAGCTGGTGGGGTGCAGGGTGGTGATCCGGCTCAACGGGTCGCGGGCCGGCTGGCGGGCGGACTCCTGCACGGGGCGCAACCGGGCCACCGGCTCGGACTGCCGCTCCACGGCCAGCGCCCCCTGCACCGCGGGCTCCGGTGGCGGCGCGCTCCGCCCCCGCGGGCGCGGCGGCGGGTCGTAGTCGTACTCGTCGGCCGGGCGGTAACGGCCGTGTCCGCGCCGGGCCGGCGGCTCGTCATAGCCGCCGTAGGCACCGTGGTCGGCGTAGTCGTCGTCGGGGTAGGCGTGGCGGTAGTCGTCGGAGTACTCGTCGTGGTAACCGTCATACTCGTCGTCGGCCGGCACCATGCCGAAGTAGGCCTTCAGCTTCTGTAGCGCGCTCATGCCTGCTCCTCCGCCCTCGCCGGAAACGACCCACCCCTGACGCTGTGTCACGTTCGCCGACGCCGCTGGGTGACTCCCTAGGGCGAGGCTAGACCGCGGCCACCGAGCAATGCGGTTCCGACACGCACACACGTGGAGCCGTAAGCGACGGCGGTCTCCAGGTCGCCGCTCATGCCCACGGACAGCTCAGCGGCCTCGGGGTGCTCCGCGCGCAGCGCCTCCGCCGCCCCGGCGAGCCGGGCGAAGGCGGGCTCGGGATCGGTGTCCAAGGGGGCGACCGCCATCAGCCCGCGCAACCGCAGCTCACCCGATCGAGCTACCTGCGCGGCGAGCTGGTTAAGATCATCCAGTCGGCAGCCACCACGAGCGGGGTCGTCATCGAGGCTGGCCTGCAACAGGACGTCGAGCGGCCGATCCCGCTCCCCGGCGTCGCGGGCCAGCCGTGCTGCCTTGGCCAGCGCATCGGCCAGCCGGACCGAGTCCACCGACTGGACCTCGTCCGCCCATCTGGTCACCGAGCGGGCCTTGTTCCGCTGCAACCGCCCGACCATGTGCCAGCGCACCCCGGCATCGGGCCGCAGGCCGGTGAACTCCCTTACCTTGCCTGCCGCCTCCTGGTCCCGGTTCTCGGCGAGATCCGTCACACCGAGGTCGGCCAGCAGGGCGGCGTCGGTGGCGGGGAAGGTCTTGGTCACCGCGAGCAGCCGGACCTCGCCGGGCGAGCGGCCAACCGCCGCGCAGGCCTTGTCGATCCGGGCCCGCACCGCGGCCAGTGCCTCGGCCAGCTCGGCCTTTCGCGGGCCGGTCACGGCTCCACCCAGGTCACCGCGGCGAGCCTGCCGGTCGCGCCGTCCCGCCGGTAGCTGAACAGCGTTTTGTCCTCCACCGTGCAGCGCGGGTCCACCCCGATCCGGCCGATTCCGGCGTCGGCGAGCTGGCGCCACAGCCCGGAGCGCAGGTCCAGCGCGGCGGTTCCGGAGCGGCTGCGGCAGGAGCTGCCCGGCAGGTGCCGCTCCACGTCCTCGGCCATCTCGGCGGGCACCTCATAACAGTCGCCGCAGATCGCCGGCCCCAGCAGGGCCTCGGTGCGGTGCGGCTGCGCCCCCGCGGCGCGCATGGCCGCCAGCGCGGCGGGCAGCACGCCGACCCTGGCACCGACCCGCCCGGCGTGCACCGCGGCCACCACCCCGGCCTCCGGATCGCCGAGCAGCACCGGGACGCAATCGGCGACCAGCGCCACCACCGCCACCCCTGGCGTGGCCGTGACCAGCGCATCGGTGGCCTCTGCCGGTTCACCCGCCGTCCAGCCGGGGCCGCCGACCAGGGTCGCGGTCCGCCCGTGCACCTGTTCCATCCAGGCCAGCCGGTCCGGCCCGAGGCCGAGTTCGGTGGCAAGGCGCTTGCGGTTGGCCGCCACCGCGGCCGGATCGTCGCCGACGTGATCGCCGAGGTTGAAGGTGTCGTACGGCGCCAGGGAGGCACCGCCCGCCCTGGTCGTCACCACGCGACGAATGCGCAAGATTGGGAACCCTCCGCTCGGCCTACCGCTAGGTAATCGAGCCTATCGAACCTGTCTCGACGGCCTGGCCGGCCAGCGCGCTATCGCCGCATGAACGGGGGGACGTCCACCTCGTCATCGGAGGGATCGTCGGTGACCGGAACGGCCCGCCCCGGCAACCCGCCCTGGTTGCCCTGGCCACCCTGGCCACTGCGCGGGGCGGGGTAGCCACCGCGGCCGCCGCCGGGTTGCGGCAGCGAGCCGGACTGCGAGCCGTGCCCCGCGGGTGGCACCGGCTGCTGGCCGTGCTGGCCAGACTGACCGGACTGGCTGCCTGCCGCGGGGTACCCGTTGCCGGTCTGCGCGGCGGGCTGGGCGCCGTTGTGCTGCCCGGCCGGGGCGCCCGCGTTGCCGCCGACCTGCCCGGCCTCGGCGGTGGCGGTGGAGGACTGGCGGGAGCCGAACGCGGACGGGTCCAGCTTCTTGTGCGTGGGCGCGCCCGCGTCGAACCCGGCCGCGATCACCGTCACCCGGACCTCGTCGCCGAGCGAGTCGTCGATGATCGTGCCGAAGATGATGTTCGCCTCCGGGTGCGCGGACTCCTGCACCAGTGAAGCGGCCTCGTTGATCTCGAAAAGTCCCAGGTCGGAGCCGCCCGCGATGGACAGCAGCGCGCCATGCGCCCCGTCCATCGACGCCTCGAGCAGCGGGGAGTTGATCGCCTTCTCCGCTGCCTGCACGGCCCGGCCCTCACCACGCGCCGAGCCGATGCCCATCAGCGCGCTACCCGCGCCGGACATCACGCTCTTCACATCGGCGAAGTCCAGGTTGATCAGCCCGGGCGTGGTGATCAGGTCGGTGATGCCCTGCACACCGGAAAGCAGCACCTCGTCGGCCGAGCGGAACGCGTCCATCAGGCTGACCCCGATGTCACCGAGCTGCAGCAGCCGGTCATTCGGGATGACGATCAGGGTGTCGCACTCGTTGCGCAGCTGCTGGATGCCGTCCTCGGCCTGCTTGCCGCGCCGCTTGCCCTCGAAGGAGAACGGGCGGGTGACCACGCCGATGGTCAGCGCGCCGAGCTTGCGGGCGATCTGCGCGACGACCGGCGCGCCGCCGGTCCCCGTGCCGCCACCCTCGCCCGCGGTGACGAACACCATGTCGGCGCCCTTGAGTACCTCTTCGATCTCCTCGCGGTGGTCCTCGGCGGCACGCTGGCCCACCTCGGGGGCCGCGCCGGCACCGAGGCCGCGGGTCAGCTCGCGGCCGATGTCCAGCTTGACATCGGCATCGGACATCAGCAGGGCCTGCGCGTCGGTGTTCACCGCGATGAACTCGACGCCTTTGAGGCCGACCTCGATCATGCGATTCACGGCGTTCACGCCGCCGCCGCCGATACCGACGACCTTGATCACCGCGAGGTAGTTGTGCGGGGGCGTCATCGGATCCGCCTTCCTGCTTCCTGATCGTGGTTGCTCGTGCTGCTGGTTGGCGGTGACCGGATCGGCGAGCTGAGTCCCCGACAAACCCTCAACCTCAACTTGAGGCTTAGAGTTATGTCAACTACCAACGTCGTTCAGGACGGTAGGCATCAAAATGGCGCGAATCCAGCAGCCACGCCGCGTGTCACCAAATGTCTTTCCACGCAAGGCGTTTCCACCCGCTCCGGTGATCCTTTCCGGACGGTGGCGGTGATCACCCGTTCAGTTCGCCGAGCGGGTCGCCGGTATGGAACCGGGGCGCTCCCCTGCGGAGCAGCCCAAGGCCGCGCCACCGGATCAGCCAGGCGACCCGGAGCGGCTCCAGCGGCCTGCACAGCAGGATACGCAGCAGGAAGCGGTTGCGCGGGGAGCGACGCACCCCCCGTACGGTGACCCGCAGCGCCATGCCGCGGTCCCGGTGGTGCACCAGCACCGTGGTGTTGAGGAGCGAACCAGGGCGCGGGACATGCGCCCGGTACTCCAGGTCGAGGCCGAGGAAGGGCGAGACGTAGAACTCCTTGTCCACCTCGGCACTGCCGGCCTCATCCGGCCACAGCAGGTAGGCGTGCCGCCCGCCGTAGGTGTTGTGCACCTCGGCGACCACGCAGTGCGGCTCGCCATCCGGCCGGTGACACCAGTACAGGGTGATCGGGTTGAAGGTGTAGCCGAAGGTCCGCGCCTGCCCCAGCATCAGCACCCGGCCGCCTGCCAGGTCGACCCCGCGGGTGGCCAGCCAGTCGTCCAGCTTCTCCCTGATGCCGCGCGGATCATCCGCCGCGAAATGGTCGCTGGGGTCGAAGGAGGCCAGCGGCCGCAGCGGCAGGGGTAGCCTGGGCAGCTCGTCCAGATCCACCAGCCACAGGTACATCCGGCTGGCGAAGGTGGCGGGCGGGTCCGTGGCGCGCACGTGGCCCACGGTGGTCTCGTACACGCACGGCACGGTCACCAGTGCACTCCGAACGCGGCGGCGGCGCGCACCCCGGAGGCGCAGCCGTCCTCGTGGAAACCCCAGCCGTGATAGGCGCCCGCGTAGGCCACCACATCGTCGTTCAGTCCGGGCAGCCTGCGTTGCGCGGCAACCGACTCGGGCGTGTAGACCGGATGCTCGTACACCATCCTGGCCAGTATCGCCTCGGCAGGCGGCGGTGTGACCGGATTGAGGGACACCACATAGTCGATCGGCTCGTCCAGGCACATCAACCGGTTCATGTCGTAGCTGACCTGAACCCCGCCGTCCTCGGCACCGCACCCGGCAGCGGTGTAGTTCCACGAAGCCCGCCCGCTCGACCGCGCAGGCAGCGCCCCGGCGTCGGTGTGCAGCCAGACCTCGTTGCGCGAGTAGCGGAACGCGCCGAGCACCTCCCGCTCGGCGGCCCGAGGCGCAGGCAGCATCCGCAGCGCCTGATCCGGGTGGGTGGCGATGACCACCCGGTCCACCGTGCGCACCGTGTCCGCGTCGTCCCGCACCCGCACCCCCTCGGTGGTGCGCCGCACCTCCCGCACCGGGGTGGAGAGGTGCACGGCGGTGAGCTGTTTCACGGCACGCTCCACGTACTGCCGCGAACCGCCGACCACGGTGCGCCAGCGCGGCGAGCCGGAGACGGCGAGCATGCCGTGGTTGTCCAGGAACTCGAACAGATAGCGCGCCGGATAGCGCAGCGTGTTGCTCCGGTCGGCGGACCATACGGTGGACACCAGCGGGAGCATGAAGTGGTCGGCGAAATAGTCGGTATAGCCGCCATCGGCGAGGAAGCCACCGATGGTCGTGCCGTCCGAAACCGGTTCCGCGAGCAGGCGCCGCGCCTGCCGGTGGAACCGTTTCACCTGGCCGAGCATCCGCAGATACGCGCCGCTGCGCAGGTTCCTCGCCTGCGGGAACAGGCCGCGCAGGCCCTGGCCCCCTGCGTAGCGCAGGCCGCACCCGCGGCACCCGATGCTCATCGACATCTCGGTTTCCTGGGTGTGCACGCCGAGCTCGCCGAACAGCCGGAGCAGGAAGGGGTAGGTGCGCTCGTTGTGCACGATGAAGCCGGAGTCGACCCCGATCGTGCCGCCGCGGGCACTGGGTACGTCGTGCGTGTGCGCATGCCCACCGAGCCGGTCGTCCGCCTCGAACAGCAGCACCTCGTAACGGCGTTGCAGCAGGTAGGCCGCGGTCAGGCCGGCGATTCCGCCGCCGATGACGGCGACCCGTTCGGGATTGGTGTGCACGCCCGATATTCGGTGCCGGATGGGAACCGGATTGCCCGCGGGGCAGGAACTGTGACCGCACGCACAGCGTCCGTCCCGTTGCCTGTCCCTTCGCGTGTCCCGTGACCACCCCGATTCCGAACTCCGCACATATCCATCATCCGGGTTGCCGGAGTGGCCCGCTGCGGCGGAAAGTCTGCCGAATGCCGTGTCACCAGTGCGGTCGGTCACCACATTCACCCCAACACTGGCAAACGGGTGAAGGCGGCTGACCCAACTGGCGGGGCCCGGGCAAAGCCACCGAAAGCGCCGTGGCCGGACGGCTACGGTAGGTCGCCGGGACGGGCCTTGAATGCGCGGTATGGGGCTTGTTCAGTGGTTTCCGGCTCGGGGAACAGCCCTCACTGCCCGGTGAACCCGTCGGTCAGCTCGCGCAGCAGGTCGATGTGCCCGGCATGGCGGGCGGTCTCCTCGATCATGTGGATCAGCACCCAGCGCGGGTTGATCCGGCGGCCCCGGAACGGGAGCTCCGCGGCGAGGTCGAGCTTCGCCACGATCTCGTCACTGGCCGCGCACTGCCGCCGGTAGTCCTCGATCAGGGTGGACATCGGCTCGGTGAGGCCGGGCCGGAACTCCGCGTCCTTGTCCGCGCGCAGGGCCTCCTCCCAGCTGTCCGGCTGCCCGTCGAGCACCACCTCGAACCAGTAGTGCTCCACCCAGCGCAGGTGCGCCAGCAGGGTGGCGATCGTGGTCAGCTCGCTGGGCACCAGCTGCCTGCGTGCCTGCTCCTCGGTGAGCCCCGAGCACTTCCACACCACGGTGCCGCGCTGGTGGTTCAGGAAGTCGACGAGCTGGTCCCGCTCGCCCCCTGCGAGGTCCGGTTCGGGACGCATCGGCGCCTCGGTCATGGTGGGTTCCCCTCAGTGGAAGTCAGGAAATGGTGGGTAGTTCGGGGCTGGAAACGTCGTAGGTGGTGCCTTCCCTTGTCATCAGGGCCGCCAGCACCTTGGCCTTGCGTTCCGGCTGCTCGGCATCGCCCCAACGGATGATCTTGCCATCGGCCAGGGTGAGCTCCACGCTCGCCGGGCTGCCCGCCCGTACCGAGACCACCCGCTCGGCCAGTTGCCGCGGCAGCTGCCCGAGCACCGTGGTCACCGCCCTGGTGACCGGATCGTCCGGGGCCACCCTGGCCAGTTTCAGCTCGGGCAGGTCCGGCGGCGGCTCAGCCACCTTCCGGAACACCACCCCCTCGCCGTCGACGAGGCGGAGTTCCTCGCCGGTGTCGAAGAACCCGACCGCGGTCCGCTCGGTCACGGTGATCTCGATGGTGGCAGGCCAGGACCGGGACACGTCGACCTCGGCCACCCCTGGCAGCCGGAGTACCCTGCCGGCGATCTCGCCGGTGTCCAGCCGCAGCATCGCCCTGCTGTCCGGCACGTCCGCGGCCTGCCGCACCTGCTCCGCGGTGAGGTTGCCGGTGCCGTACACCTCCACCGCGCGCACCCCGAGCAGGGAGGTGAACAGCAGCACGTACCCCAGCCCGAGCACGGTGAGCACGGAAAGCACCGCGATCCAGCGCCTGCGCAGTGCCTTGCTCCGGCTGGGCCGGGTGCCGGTGCGCTCGCGGGCCTCGGCCGGCCTGCGGCCCCGGCTGCTGCGCACCCGTGCCCCGGCCGGGGCGCGGCGCGAGCGCACGCCGGGCCTGCGGCCGGCCGCCCGGTCCGCCGGTGTGCGCCGCCTGGTCCTGGCCATGGCGTGTCCCCGGCCTATCCCCGCGGGTCCCGCCGGTCGAGCTCGGCGAGGATCTCCGGGCCGAGCTGGGTGACGTCCCCGGCGCCCATGGTGACCAGCAGGTCACCTGGCCCCACCAGATCCACGGCCAGCGCCGCGGCACGGTCGAACGCGGGCTCGTAATGCGCCTTGGCGTCCACGATCCGCTCGGCCACCAGCGCGCCGGTGACCCCGGGTTCCGGCTCCTCGCGCGCGCCGTAGACGTCCAGCACCACCACCTCATCGGCGAGGCCAAGCGCCTCGGCGAACTCGGCGGCGAAGGCCTTGGTGCGCGAGTAGAGGTGCGGCTGGAACACCACGACCACGCGGCCCTCGCCCGCCGCGTAGCGCACGGCCCGCAGCTGGGCGGCCACCTCGGTGGGGTGGTGCGCGTAGTCGTCGTAGACCCGCACGTCCGCCGCGCGGCCCTTGAACTCGAACCGCCTGCGCACCCCGCCGAAGGCGGCCAGCCCCTCGGCGAGGCATTCCGCCTGCGCGCCGAGTTCGACCCCGGCCAGCAGCGCGGCGACCGCGTTCAGCGCCATGTGCTCCCCCGGCACCGCCACGCCGACCTCGAGTGGCCGGCCGCCGATGGACAGCCGCACCGTGCCGCCCTCGGGGCCCGGGGTGTAGTCCAGCACCCGCGCGTCCTCCGGCCCGGTCGCGGAGCGGCCGTACCGGCGCACCCGGATCCCCGCCGCCTCGGCGCGGGCGGCCAGTTCGGCTGCCGGGGGGTCGTCGGCATAACTGATCAGCACCCCGCCGGGGGCGATCCGCCGGACGAACTCGCCGAACACCGCCACATAGGCCTCGACGGTGCCGTGATGGTCGAGGTGATCCGGCTCCACATTGGTCACCACAGCCACCGAAGGCGTGTAGCTGAGGAAGGACCCGTCGCTCTCGTCGGCCTCGGCGACGAACATCCCGCCCTCGCCGTGGTGCGCGTTGGCCCCGGACTCGTTCAGGTCGCCGCCGATGGCGAAGGAAGGGTCGAGCCTGCAGTGCTGCAACGCGACGGTGAGCATCGAGGTGGTCGAGGTCTTGCCGTGGGTGCCCGCGATGCAGGCCACCCGGTGCCCAGCCATCAGCAGGGCCAGCGCCTCGGCCCGGTGCAGCACGGTGATCCCGCGCTGCCTGGCCGCGGCCAGTTCCGGGTTGGTCTCCTTGATCGCGGTGGACACCACCACGGCGGACGGCCCGCCGTCGAAGGCGTCCAGGTTCTCCGCCCGCTGCCCGATCGCGATCTCGGCGCCCTGCGCGCGCAGGGTGGAGAACGCGCGGGAGTCCTTGGCGTCCGACCCGGACACCCGCGCACCCCTTGCCAGCAGGATGCGGGCGATCCCGCTCATCCCGGCGCCGCCGACGCCGACCAGGTGCGCGCGGCGCAGCACCTCGGGAACCTCGGTCATTTACTCCCCACCCCCGCTGCTTCCAGGACCATCGTGGCCAGTACCTCGTCGGCCTCCCCGTGCCCGAGTCCGACCGCGGCGGCGCTCATCTTCGCGATCCGGTCCGGGTCGGCGACCAGCGGTACGACCCGCTCGGCGACGGTGGCCGGGGTCAGCGCGGAGTCCTCGATCAGCAGGGCGGCGCCCGCGTCCACCGCGGGCCGCGCGTTCAGCGCCTGCTCCCCGTTGCCGTGCGGCAGCGGAACGAACACCGCTGGCAGGCCCACCGCCGACACCTCGGCGACGGTCATCGCGCCGGACCGGCACAGCACCGCGTCCGCGGCGGCGTAGGCAAGGTCCATCCGTTCCAGGTAGGGCACCGGAAGGTAGCAGGGCTTACCGGGGAACTCCTGCACCACCAGGGTGTTCTTCGGGCCATGCGCGTGCAGCACGCCGACCCCGGCCTCGGCGAACTCCCTCGCCGCTCCGGAGACCGCGGTGTTGATCGACTGGGCGCCCTGGGAACCGCCGAACACCAGCAGGGTCGGCGCATCGGGATCCAGCCCGAAATGCCTGCGTGCCTCGGCCCGCAGCGCGGCCCGGTCCAGGGTCGTGATCGAGCGGCGCAGCGGGATGCCGACCACCCGCGCTCCTGGCAGCGGGGTTCCGGGCACCGCGACCGCGACCCCGCGGGCGAACCGCGCCCCGACCCTGTTGGCCAGCCCGGCGTGCTGGTTCGCCTCGTGCACCACGATCGGCACCCGGCCACGGGCGGCGAGATAGGCAGGCAGCGCGACGTAGCCGCCGAAGCCGACCACCACATCGGCCCCGACCCGCTCCAGCACCTGCCTGGTGCGCTTCACCGAGTCCCGCACCTTCAGCGGCAGCCGCAACAGGTCGGCCGTCGGCTTGCGCGGCAGCGGCACCGGCGGGATCAGTTCCAGCTGGTAGCCCCGCTCCGGAACCAGCTTGGTCTCCAGCCCCCTGCTGGTGCCCAGCGCCACCACGGAGGCCTCCGGGCACAGCCTGCGCACCGCGTCGGCCAGCGCCAGCGCGGGCTCGATATGGCCCGCCGTGCCGCCACCGGCGACGACCACGGTCGGTCTGCCCTGCTTCCCGCCCCGGACCTCCTGGCTGGAACCCTGCCCAGCTCCCGGCTCGCTCACCTACGTCCTCTCCGTGTCGAAGTTCCGCGTGCCGGCGCCGCCCGCGTCGCGGAGCGCCTGCCATGCTCGGGTGCGGCCCGCCTGCGGTCCGCCACGGCCGCCGACCGTGCGCCCCGCGGGCGGGGGCGTTCCCCGCCCTTGGCGGTGCCGGTCCGGCCCGCGGTCCGGCGTTTGGCCGGTGGCCGGTACGGCTCGGGTGCCGGCAGCCGCATCAGGCGGCCGAATTTACCCGGCCCCTGGGTGCGTAGTGCGGCCACCGCCTCCGGTTCGTGCCGCGCGCAGTTGGCCAGTAACCCGAACAGCCCCATCGTCACCACCAGTGAGGTACCGCCGTAGGAGATCAGCGGCAGGGTCACCCCGGTGACCGGCAGCAGGCTCACCACGTAGCCGATGTTGATCGCGGCCTGCATGACGATGGAGGCGGTGAGGGTCGCCGAGACGATCCGGATCCACGGGTCCAGGTTGCGCACCGCGATCCGCATACCCACCACGGCGAGCAGGCCGAACAGGCCGATCACGGCGGCGCAGCCGACCAGTCCGAGCTCCTCGCCGATCAGCGCGAAGATGAAGTCGTGCTCGATATTGGGCAGGTAACGCCATTTCGACTGGCCCTGGCCGAGGCCCTTGCCGAACAGCGAGCCCTCGGCGAGCGCGTACAGCGCCTGGTTGGCCTGCAACCCCTTGCCCAGCGGGTCGGAGCCGGGGTTCAGGAAGGTCATCACCCGGTCCAGCCGGTAGTCGGCGATCAGCGCCAGCACCACGAACCCACCGAGCGCGCCGGCGAGGATCACCGCGAACAGGCGTTTCGGCGCGCCGGCGAACCACAGCAGGGCCAGCAGGATCACCCCGAGCGGCAGGGTGCCGCCGAGGTCGGGCTG
The sequence above is drawn from the Amycolatopsis aidingensis genome and encodes:
- a CDS encoding YggT family protein; translated protein: MNAVLLVFYYLLFAFWLLLTARIVVELVRAFAREWRPAGGVAVTLETIYTVTDPPVRVVRRIIPMVRIGGVGLDLSIMVLLLVVFILMQLAYPG
- a CDS encoding YggS family pyridoxal phosphate-dependent enzyme, which codes for MTGPRKAELAEALAAVRARIDKACAAVGRSPGEVRLLAVTKTFPATDAALLADLGVTDLAENRDQEAAGKVREFTGLRPDAGVRWHMVGRLQRNKARSVTRWADEVQSVDSVRLADALAKAARLARDAGERDRPLDVLLQASLDDDPARGGCRLDDLNQLAAQVARSGELRLRGLMAVAPLDTDPEPAFARLAGAAEALRAEHPEAAELSVGMSGDLETAVAYGSTCVRVGTALLGGRGLASP
- a CDS encoding DinB family protein; the protein is MTEAPMRPEPDLAGGERDQLVDFLNHQRGTVVWKCSGLTEEQARRQLVPSELTTIATLLAHLRWVEHYWFEVVLDGQPDSWEEALRADKDAEFRPGLTEPMSTLIEDYRRQCAASDEIVAKLDLAAELPFRGRRINPRWVLIHMIEETARHAGHIDLLRELTDGFTGQ
- a CDS encoding cell division protein SepF encodes the protein MSALQKLKAYFGMVPADDEYDGYHDEYSDDYRHAYPDDDYADHGAYGGYDEPPARRGHGRYRPADEYDYDPPPRPRGRSAPPPEPAVQGALAVERQSEPVARLRPVQESARQPARDPLSRITTLHPTSYAEARAIGEAYREGTPVIMNLTEMENADAKRLVDFAAGLAFALRGSMDKVTNKVFLLSPPDIEVTAEDRRRIAEGGLFLRHSDRTY
- a CDS encoding cell division protein FtsQ/DivIB, yielding MARTRRRTPADRAAGRRPGVRSRRAPAGARVRSSRGRRPAEARERTGTRPSRSKALRRRWIAVLSVLTVLGLGYVLLFTSLLGVRAVEVYGTGNLTAEQVRQAADVPDSRAMLRLDTGEIAGRVLRLPGVAEVDVSRSWPATIEITVTERTAVGFFDTGEELRLVDGEGVVFRKVAEPPPDLPELKLARVAPDDPVTRAVTTVLGQLPRQLAERVVSVRAGSPASVELTLADGKIIRWGDAEQPERKAKVLAALMTREGTTYDVSSPELPTIS
- the pgeF gene encoding peptidoglycan editing factor PgeF, with product MRIRRVVTTRAGGASLAPYDTFNLGDHVGDDPAAVAANRKRLATELGLGPDRLAWMEQVHGRTATLVGGPGWTAGEPAEATDALVTATPGVAVVALVADCVPVLLGDPEAGVVAAVHAGRVGARVGVLPAALAAMRAAGAQPHRTEALLGPAICGDCYEVPAEMAEDVERHLPGSSCRSRSGTAALDLRSGLWRQLADAGIGRIGVDPRCTVEDKTLFSYRRDGATGRLAAVTWVEP
- the wag31 gene encoding DivIVA-like cell division protein Wag31, which produces MSLTPADVHNVAFSKPPIGKRGYNEDEVDAFLDLVETELARLIEDNNELRQQVEQLDAELESTRGELETAKANGGGGGGAPQQAPPMREEPSRRLAPVPPPSSMEQTQAHAGLMGDNGEPNVQAAKVLGLAQEMADRLTAEAKTESDGMLAEARTKSEQLLSDARAKSDSMVNEARTRAETMLNDARTRAETLERQARDKATTLEREAQRKYTETMNNMNTEKGALNKRIEELRTIEREYRTRLRGFLESQLRELDDRASAAPSTASGNSNQSGSGNSGGGSGQGYSFGPRAEAG
- a CDS encoding DUF1365 domain-containing protein, translating into MTVPCVYETTVGHVRATDPPATFASRMYLWLVDLDELPRLPLPLRPLASFDPSDHFAADDPRGIREKLDDWLATRGVDLAGGRVLMLGQARTFGYTFNPITLYWCHRPDGEPHCVVAEVHNTYGGRHAYLLWPDEAGSAEVDKEFYVSPFLGLDLEYRAHVPRPGSLLNTTVLVHHRDRGMALRVTVRGVRRSPRNRFLLRILLCRPLEPLRVAWLIRWRGLGLLRRGAPRFHTGDPLGELNG
- the ftsZ gene encoding cell division protein FtsZ, which translates into the protein MTPPHNYLAVIKVVGIGGGGVNAVNRMIEVGLKGVEFIAVNTDAQALLMSDADVKLDIGRELTRGLGAGAAPEVGQRAAEDHREEIEEVLKGADMVFVTAGEGGGTGTGGAPVVAQIARKLGALTIGVVTRPFSFEGKRRGKQAEDGIQQLRNECDTLIVIPNDRLLQLGDIGVSLMDAFRSADEVLLSGVQGITDLITTPGLINLDFADVKSVMSGAGSALMGIGSARGEGRAVQAAEKAINSPLLEASMDGAHGALLSIAGGSDLGLFEINEAASLVQESAHPEANIIFGTIIDDSLGDEVRVTVIAAGFDAGAPTHKKLDPSAFGSRQSSTATAEAGQVGGNAGAPAGQHNGAQPAAQTGNGYPAAGSQSGQSGQHGQQPVPPAGHGSQSGSLPQPGGGRGGYPAPRSGQGGQGNQGGLPGRAVPVTDDPSDDEVDVPPFMRR
- a CDS encoding NAD(P)/FAD-dependent oxidoreductase, whose translation is MSGVHTNPERVAVIGGGIAGLTAAYLLQRRYEVLLFEADDRLGGHAHTHDVPSARGGTIGVDSGFIVHNERTYPFLLRLFGELGVHTQETEMSMSIGCRGCGLRYAGGQGLRGLFPQARNLRSGAYLRMLGQVKRFHRQARRLLAEPVSDGTTIGGFLADGGYTDYFADHFMLPLVSTVWSADRSNTLRYPARYLFEFLDNHGMLAVSGSPRWRTVVGGSRQYVERAVKQLTAVHLSTPVREVRRTTEGVRVRDDADTVRTVDRVVIATHPDQALRMLPAPRAAEREVLGAFRYSRNEVWLHTDAGALPARSSGRASWNYTAAGCGAEDGGVQVSYDMNRLMCLDEPIDYVVSLNPVTPPPAEAILARMVYEHPVYTPESVAAQRRLPGLNDDVVAYAGAYHGWGFHEDGCASGVRAAAAFGVHW